The Cyanobacteriota bacterium nucleotide sequence TTGATAAGCTGCGTTTGCTATCACGAGTGCTTGCGGGTCGGCGATACCAACGTCTTCAGCTGCTGTGACAATTATTCTACGACAAACTGCTTCAAGATCAGCACCAGCGTGCAAGAGCCTAGCTAGCCAGTAAAGCGAGGCGTCAACATCGCTACCACGAAGTGATTTTTGTAAGGCTGAAATGCAGTCATAATAAGTATTGGGATCACCAGAAAAAAACTTGGTACTGATATTGTCTTTGCAAAGTTGCAAGTCTATAGTTTTGGAATTGTTGAGCAGGAGCTCAAGATTGGTAAGCATATGACGCGCATCACCAAAACTTGATTTGATTAAATAGTTCTTAGCGTCATCATCCATGCTCGCGTCACTGATTGCAAGTCCTCTGGCTATCAACTTCTCTAGATCGTAGTATTGATGCGGTCTTAGTTCAAAACAAAGTGATCTGCTTAAAAGAGCCTTGTTGATACTAACAGCAGGATTCTCTGTGGTTGCTCCAATCAAAATCAAAATCCCGCGTTCAATTGCATTAAGTAAAATATCTTGTTGAGTTTTATTGAAGCTATGAATTTCATCGACAAAGAGCACTATTGAGTTTGGGATTTTTTCTGCTCTTGCAATAATTTCTCGAAGATCTTTGACGCCGGAATTAAAGGCCTGTAGTTTGATAAATTCTCTTCGGGTATATTTGGCAGCAAGCTGGGCGATAGAGGTTTTGCCGGTGCCAGGTGGTCCCCAAAAAATAGCTGATTGTTTTACTCCCGATTCAAGCCAATTAATAAAGCCAGGATTGTTTTTGATTGAACCAACTAGTTCATCAAGAGAACCAGGTCTTAGTTTGTAAGCTAGTGGCTCAAAATCTTGAGCTTCAACGTAAAAGAGGCTTGCTTGGCTGGACATGGACTAATTATAGCAATTTGCTTAAATAGTTTTTCCAAACTTGATACTGAGCATCTAGGTTAGGTCCTGGCTCAAAAACCTTGTCTGCCTTAAGCTCTAGTTCAATCTCACCAGTCATCTTGGCAACTCCAAGAGCTGTCATTTCGGTTTCTGTATATCTTTGAATGGGGATTTGCAAGAGATCAGCTTGAAACTGCATGAGAGTATCATTGAGACTAGCACCACCATCTACATTGAGCTGGGTGATTGACTTGCGCAGCTCTGGGTCAAGAGCTTCAAAAATATCCCTGACTCTATAAGCGATAGATTCAATGGCGGCTCTAGCGATATGGGCTTTGTTGCTGCCGCGAGTAATTCCAAAAATAGTGCCTCTGGCATCTCCCTTCCAGAAAGGTGCACCTAGACCAGCTAGTGCTGGAATTAAATAAACGCCACCATTGTCTGAGACTTCATTAGCTAGTGCTTCGATATCTGCTGATTTTTCGATGAATTGCAGTTCGTCTCGGAGCCACTGGACAATAGAGCCGCCAATAAAAATACTGCCTTCAAGCGCAAAGGCTTGAGCTGTTTCTGTTTTGTAAGCTGCACTTTTGAGTAAGCCGTCATTATTGGTTGCTAGTGAGAATGACATGGAGTCGCGTTCGTTACCAATGCGAGATTTGCTTTGAGCAGTGTCTCCCATTTTTGCTAGCCCCTTCCTGTAGGGAATCATCACAAAAGTCCCTGTACCATAAGTGCATTTGGCTTGGTTGTCATAGGCATAGAGCGCAGCTTGTTGGTCTCCTAGAACGGCTTTGATTGGCAGCTCTTGATCAAGCAAGTCTTGAAACAATGGGCTTGAATTAAAATTGCCATTAGAGTCAATGACATCTGGAAGCATTAATTTATCTATCTTGAGCGTTTTGAGAATTTCTTCATCCCATTTGTTTTCGTTAATATCATAGAGCATGGTGCGGGATGCATTGCTTGGTTCTGTGAGGTGGGCTCTGCCCAAAGTTAAATTCCATAGCAACCAAGTGTCTATAGTTCCAAACAAGAGGGGACAGCTTTGTCCAGCTTCTGCGTTAGTTTGACGATTATTTAAAATCCATTCTAATTTAGTCGCAGAAAAATAAGCATCTGGAATCAACCCTGTCTTGGCTTTGATATAATCGGTAAAATCAATATTGCCGATTTTGGTTTTGCTAAGTTCTTTGCATCTGTCACTAGTCCTGCGACATTGCCATACAATAGCCTTGTGGACAGGTTTCCCTGAGCGTGGGTCCCAGACCACGGTCGTTTCTCTTTGATTAGTGATTGCTATAGATTTGATAGAATCTTTGTTGATTTTACAAGCGTCTAGGTTTTGTTTAATTAACTCACGGCAGCAAGCTAAAGTCTTGTCCCAAATTTCTGAAGCGTCATGTTCTACCCAACCAGGTTGAGGATAGTACTGTGTGATTTCTTTTTGGACAATGTCAAGGATTTTACCTTGGGCGTCAATTAATAATGCCCGAGTGCTTGTCGTCCCCTCATCAATAGTTAACACATAATCCATTAATAACCCTTGGTCAGAAGTTCTTTAGTCACATTGTCTCTTGTTCTTGCCATCAATTCAAATTCTTGACTAAGATAGTGGCTGATAGTTTGAATCACTGACTTCTCTATCTTATCGCTACTTAAGCCAATTGTTAAGCGTCTTTTGAGAATATCTTCAAGGGTATAGGCTGATTCGTTGCGAATTGCATAAACTATTTGCGCTTCAATATCTTCATAGTCTGGTGAGATTTTGTTTTTGAGTAGAGGATTTTTGAGGCAAAGATCAAGTAGCTCAGGCGTGTTAGTGCCGTAGAGCATTAACAAATGCAAGATAGTATGAGCTTCCATCTCATACCTTGAACTATAATCAGCTAAAATATTTTGTACATAGTCATAAAAACTTAAGTTCGGTGGATATTTGCAGCCAGTTGTTTTACTTTGGTCTGTGTGACACTTGTTTTTGGTTAGTTTGTCTACTACTTCTTTTGCAAGATTGCGGAAGGTTGTGATTTTGCCTCCTACTACTGAGTAGTAATTTGAGATATGATCTTTTTTACCATGGTTGATTATTGAATGTTTGCGACTAACCTTGCCTTCTTTGCCTGTTTTGCTTAGGGGCAGCGGTCTCACTCCACAAAAGCTATTGGTGATTGATTTTGAGCTGAGATTTGCATTGGGAAATAAGTCATTAACTTCGTTGAGAAGATATTGGACTTCTTCTGCTGAGATTTTTAGATTGTCAAGATTGTCATGTGCTCCAAGAAAAATATCGGTGGTGCCAATTAAATAAAGATCTTCATTCATACCGATTTTATA carries:
- a CDS encoding replication-associated recombination protein A; protein product: MSSQASLFYVEAQDFEPLAYKLRPGSLDELVGSIKNNPGFINWLESGVKQSAIFWGPPGTGKTSIAQLAAKYTRREFIKLQAFNSGVKDLREIIARAEKIPNSIVLFVDEIHSFNKTQQDILLNAIERGILILIGATTENPAVSINKALLSRSLCFELRPHQYYDLEKLIARGLAISDASMDDDAKNYLIKSSFGDARHMLTNLELLLNNSKTIDLQLCKDNISTKFFSGDPNTYYDCISALQKSLRGSDVDASLYWLARLLHAGADLEAVCRRIIVTAAEDVGIADPQALVIANAAYQVAMKLGMPEARIPLSQAIVYIAQAPKSNWAYKALDKALNDCSNHPPYPVPKHLRNLAVKDCPAKSNNDRHPAKQSFASDVDKKKVGTVQSTSSANESEMGFRKKSNVKVNPVTQYKYPHDYPGKHVEQQYLPDELVNKKYYKED
- a CDS encoding FGGY family carbohydrate kinase: MDYVLTIDEGTTSTRALLIDAQGKILDIVQKEITQYYPQPGWVEHDASEIWDKTLACCRELIKQNLDACKINKDSIKSIAITNQRETTVVWDPRSGKPVHKAIVWQCRRTSDRCKELSKTKIGNIDFTDYIKAKTGLIPDAYFSATKLEWILNNRQTNAEAGQSCPLLFGTIDTWLLWNLTLGRAHLTEPSNASRTMLYDINENKWDEEILKTLKIDKLMLPDVIDSNGNFNSSPLFQDLLDQELPIKAVLGDQQAALYAYDNQAKCTYGTGTFVMIPYRKGLAKMGDTAQSKSRIGNERDSMSFSLATNNDGLLKSAAYKTETAQAFALEGSIFIGGSIVQWLRDELQFIEKSADIEALANEVSDNGGVYLIPALAGLGAPFWKGDARGTIFGITRGSNKAHIARAAIESIAYRVRDIFEALDPELRKSITQLNVDGGASLNDTLMQFQADLLQIPIQRYTETEMTALGVAKMTGEIELELKADKVFEPGPNLDAQYQVWKNYLSKLL